Proteins from a genomic interval of Antedon mediterranea chromosome 5, ecAntMedi1.1, whole genome shotgun sequence:
- the LOC140048810 gene encoding neutral cholesterol ester hydrolase 1-like produces the protein MGKLLTTIIVVAGILSAFYVYIPVPEDLENPWVFRLLGCLVRCMHWIMYYEVKYTDVSSGLFADRLQFPMPENNNNSLTVTTTEFDGVRVILFQPNLPTSKEDQLLPAIVYFHGGGFVLGNPDIMYKVTQRMCVELQAVVASVDYRLAPKYKFPAAFEDSLKATKWLLTNAKKYSVDARKVAIAGDSAGGLLSAAVSQFIKDDLNVPNLLFQALIYPTAQQIDVNLPSTQQYHAIFGNRGIVCKHDMAMFIGLYAFGEFRQDYYDAFMTGTLTSREFRETSELMQYIDHDVILKSGVRSRHYVKPTSQTDNSKLWHDLKDVLLDVRMSPLLRKDMSGLPPAWIATCEYDPIRDDGILYAHRLKNDGVHVSFKNYEKGFHGAWMSEFNLVVYNEMMTDFMVFAKEYIKPK, from the exons ATGGGGAAGCTCCTAACAACAATAATTGTTGTGGCTGGGATACTATCCGCCTTTTACGTCTATATACCAGTGCCCGAGGATCTTGAGAATCCGTGGGTATTCAGGCTGCTTGGTTGTCTAGTACGGTGTATGCATTGGATT ATGTACTATGAAGTCAAATACACGGACGTTTCTTCTGGGTTATTTGCCGATCGACTACAGTTTCCTATGccagaaaataacaataactcATTGACAGTGACCACGACTGAGTTTGACGGTGTTCGTGTCATTTTATTCCAACCTAACCTACCTACCAGCAAAGAAGACCAGTTACTACCAGCTATTGTCTATTTTCATGGCGGAGGCTTTGTTTTGGGCAATCCGG ATATTATGTATAAAGTAACACAGCGCATGTGCGTGGAACTACAAGCGGTAGTGGCATCTGTGGA CTACCGACTTGCACCAAAGTACAAGTTTCCAGCAGCATTTGAAGACTCGCTGAAGGCAACAAAATGGCTCCTTACCAACGCAAAGAAGTACAGCGTAGACGCCAGAAAAGTTGCGATAGCTGGGGACAGCGCGGGAGGTTTATTATCGGCTGCTGTCAGTCAATTCATAAAAGATGACCTCAATGTTCCGAATCTTTTATTTCAAGCTTTAATTTATCCAACCGCGCAGCAGATTGATGTCAATCTACCGAGCACTCAGCAGTACCACGCCATATTTGGCAACAGAGGTATTGTGTGTAAACATGATATGGCAATGTTCATAGGACTATATGCCTTTGGTGAATTCAGACAAGACTACTACGATGCATTCATGACGGGTACATTGACGTCACGTGAGTTCAGAGAGACGTCAGAGTTGATGCAGTacattgatcatgacgtcatatTGAAGTCTGGCGTTCGATCCAGACATTACGTAAAACCAACGTCACAGACAGACAACTCTAAATTGTGGCACGACCTAAAAGATGTCTTATTGGATGTACGTATGTCGCCGTTGTTAAGGAAAGACATGTCCGGTCTACCCCCAGCTTGGATAGCAACTTGTGAATACGACCCTATACGAGATGATGGCATATTGTACGCACATCGACTCAAGAATGACGGCGTACACGTGAGCTTTAAGAATTACGAAAAGGGGTTTCATGGTGCTTGGATGTCAGAGTTCAATTTGGTTGTTTATAATGAAATGATGACAGATTTTATGGTTTTCGCTAAAGAGTATATAAAACCCAAATAA
- the LOC140049026 gene encoding neutral cholesterol ester hydrolase 1-like, protein MYYEAKYSDVFSGLFADRLMKVPMPENNNDSLTVTTTEFDGVRVILFQPNLPTTKEDQLLPAIVYFHGGGFVLGNPEIMFGVTQRMCVELKAVVASVDYRLAPKYKFPTAFEDSLKATKWLLTNAKKYSVDARKVAVAGDSAGGLLSAAVSQSIKDDSSVPDILFQALIYPSTQQIDVNLPSTQQYHAIFGNRGILCKHDMAMFIGLYAFGEFRQDYYDAFMTGTLTSREFRETSELMQYVDHDIILLKSGVRSRYYIKSTSQADNSKLWKDVKDVLLDVRMSPLLRKDMSGLPPAWIATCEYDPIRDDGILYAHRLKNDGVRVSLKNYEKGVHGSWVSVFNLVVYNEMMTDFMVFAKEYINPK, encoded by the exons ATGTATTATGAGGCCAAATACTCGGACGTTTTTTCTGGCTTATTTGCCGATCGACTGATGAAGGTTCCTATGCCAGAAAATAACAATGACTCATTGACAGTGACCACGACTGAGTTTGACGGTGTTCGTGTCATTTTATTCCAACCTAACTTACCAACCACCAAAGAAGATCAGTTACTACCAGCTATTGTCTATTTCCATGGCGGAGGATTTGTCTTGGGAAATCCCG AAATTATGTTTGGAGTAACACAGCGCATGTGCGTGGAACTAAAAGCGGTAGTGGCATCTGTAGA CTACCGACTTGCACCAAAGTACAAGTTTCCTACAGCATTTGAAGACTCGCTGAAGGCAACAAAATGGCTTCTTACCAACGCAAAAAAGTACAGCGTAGACGCTAGAAAAGTAGCGGTAGCTGGGGACAGCGCGGGAGGTTTATTATCGGCTGCTGTTAGCCAGTCTATAAAAGACGACAGCTCTGTTcctgatattttatttcaagCTTTAATTTACCCAAGCACGCAGCAAATTGACGTCAATCTACCGAGCACTCAGCAGTACCACGCCATATTTGGCAACAGAGGTATTTTGTGTAAACATGATATGGCAATGTTCATAGGACTATATGCATTTGGTGAATTCAGACAAGACTACTACGATGCATTCATGACGGGTACATTAACGTCACGTGAGTTCAGAGAGACGTCAGAGTTGATGCAGTACGTTGATCATGACATCATATTATTGAAGTCCGGTGTTCGATCCaggtattacataaaatcaaCGTCACAGGCCGACAACTCTAAATTGTGGAAAGACGTAAAAGATGTCTTATTGGATGTTCGCATGTCACCGTTGCTAAGAAAAGACATGAGCGGTCTACCCCCAGCTTGGATAGCAACTTGTGAATATGACCCTATACGAGATGATGGCATATTGTACGCACATCGACTCAAGAATGACGGCGTACGTGTGAGcttaaagaattatgaaaaggGGGTTCATGGCTCTTGGGTGTCAGTATTCAATTTAGTTGTTTACAATGAAATGATGACAGATTTTATGGTTTTCGCCAAAGAGTATATAAACCCCAAGTAA
- the LOC140049334 gene encoding neutral cholesterol ester hydrolase 1-like has protein sequence MGKLLTILVVAGILSAFYFYVPVPEDLENPWIFRLTNCLKRIIHSIMYYEAKYSDVSSGVFANRLQFPMPENNNNSLTVTTTEFDGVRIILFQPNLPTTKDQLLPAIVYFHGGGFVSGNPEIMFGVTRRMCVELQAVVASVDYRLAPKYKFPTAFEDSLKATKWFLNNAKKYRVDARKVAIAGDSAGGLLSAAVSQSIKDDSHVPNLLFQALIYPTTQQIDVNLPSTQQYHAIFGNRGILCKHDMAMFIGLYAFGEFRQDYYDAFMTGTLTSREFRETSESMQYIDHDIILKSDVRSRYYIKPTSQADHSKLWDDVKDVLLDVRMSPLLRKDMTGLPPAWIATCEYDPIRDDGILYAHRLKNDGVRVSLKNYEKGVHGSWMSGFNLVVYNEMMTDFMVFAKDYIKHK, from the exons ATGGGGAAGCTCCTAACAATACTTGTCGTGGCTGGGATACTATCAGCTTTCTACTTCTATGTTCCAGTCCCCGAGGATCTAGAGAATCCTTGGATATTCAGATTGACTAATTGTCTGAAACGAATTATACATAGTatt ATGTATTATGAAGCCAAATACTCGGACGTTTCTTCAGGCGTGTTTGCCAATCGACTACAGTTTCCTATGccagaaaataacaataactcATTGACAGTGACCACGACTGAGTTTGACGGTGTTCGTATCATTTTATTCCAACCTAACCTACCTACCACCAAAGACCAATTATTACCAGCTATTGTCTATTTCCATGGCGGAGGATTTGTTTCAGGAAATCCAG AAATTATGTTTGGAGTAACACGGCGCATGTGCGTGGAACTACAAGCGGTAGTGGCATCTGTAGA CTACCGACTTGCACCAAAGTACAAGTTTCCAACAGCATTTGAAGACTCGCTGAAGGCAACAAAATGGTTTCTAAACAACGCAAAAAAGTATAGAGTGGACGCCAGAAAAGTCGCGATAGCTGGGGACAGCGCGGGAGGTTTATTATCGGCTGCTGTTAGTCAGTCTATAAAAGACGACAGCCATGTTCCGAATCTTTTATTTCAGGCTTTGATTTACCCAACCACGCAGCAAATTGATGTCAATCTACCGAGCACACAGCAGTACCACGCCATATTTGGCAACAGAGGTATTTTGTGTAAACATGATATGGCAATGTTCATAGGACTATATGCGTTTGGTGAATTCAGACAAGACTACTACGATGCATTCATGACGGGTACATTAACGTCACGTGAGTTTAGAGAGACGTCAGAGTCGATGCAGTACATTGATCATGACATCATATTGAAGTCTGATGTTCGATCCAGGTATTACATAAAACCAACGTCACAGGCCGACCACTCTAAACTGTGGGACGACGTAAAAGATGTCTTGTTGGATGTACGTATGTCGCCGTTGCTAAGGAAAGACATGACCGGTCTACCCCCAGCTTGGATAGCAACTTGTGAATATGACCCTATACGAGATGATGGCATATTGTACGCACATCGACTCAAGAATGATGGCGTACGTGTGAGCTTAAAGAATTACGAAAAGGGGGTCCATGGCTCTTGGATGTCAGGGTTCAATTTGGTTGTTTACAATGAAATGATGACAGATTTTATGGTTTTCGCCAAAgattatataaaacataaataa
- the LOC140048845 gene encoding neutral cholesterol ester hydrolase 1-like → MGKLLTIIVVAGILSAFYFYVPVPKDLENPWIFRLTHCLTRIIHSIMYYEAKYSDVSSGVFANRLQFPMPENNNNSLTVTTTEFDGVRVILFQPNLPTTKEDQLLPAIVYFHGGGFVLGNPDVMFGVTQRMCVELQVVVASVDYRLAPKYKFPTAFEDSLKATKWLLTNAKKYSVDARKVAVAGDSAGGLLSAAVSQSVKDDSSVPDILFQALIYPSTQQIDVNLPSTQQYHAILGNKGVVCKHDMAMFIGLYAFGEFRQDYYDAFMTGTLTSREFRETSELMQYIDHDIILKSDVRSKYYIKPTSQTDNSKLWDDIKDVLLDVRMSPLLRKDMTGLPPAWIATCEYDPLRDDGILYAHRLKNDGVRVSLKNYEKGFHGVWMSDLDFVVYEQMMTDFIVFAKKYVNPK, encoded by the exons ATGGGGAAGCTCCTAACAATAATTGTCGTGGCTGGGATACTATCAGCTTTCTACTTCTATGTTCCAGTGCCCAAGGATCTTGAGAATCCTTGGATATTCAGATTGACTCATTGTCTGACACGAATTATACATAGTatt ATGTATTATGAAGCCAAATACTCGGACGTTTCTTCAGGCGTGTTTGCCAATCGACTACAGTTTCCTATGccagaaaataacaataactcATTGACAGTGACCACGACTGAGTTTGACGGTGTTCGTGTCATTTTATTCCAACCTAACCTACCTACCACAAAAGAAGACCAATTATTACCAGCTATTGTCTATTTCCATGGCGGAGGATTTGTTTTAGGAAATCCAG ATGTTATGTTTGGAGTAACACAGCGCATGTGCGTAGAATTACAAGTAGTAGTGGCATCTGTAGA CTACCGACTTGCACCAAAGTACAAGTTTCCAACAGCATTTGAAGACTCGCTGAAGGCAACAAAATGGCTTCTTACCAACGCAAAGAAGTACAGCGTAGACGCTAGAAAAGTAGCGGTAGCTGGGGACAGCGCGGGAGGTTTATTATCGGCTGCTGTTAGCCAGTCTGTAAAAGACGACAGCTCTGTTcctgatattttatttcaagCATTAATTTATCCAAGCACGCAGCAAATTGACGTAAATCTACCGAGCACTCAGCAGTACCACGCCATACTTGGCAACAAGGGCGTGGTGTGTAAACATGATATGGCAATGTTCATAGGACTATATGCGTTTGGTGAATTCAGACAAGACTACTACGATGCATTCATGACGGGTACATTAACGTCACGTGAGTTCAGAGAAACGTCAGAGTTGATGCAGTACATTGATCATGACATCATATTGAAGTCTGATGTTCGATCTAAGTATTACATAAAACCAACGTCACAGACAGACAACTCTAAATTGTGGGATGACATCAAAGATGTCTTATTGGATGTACGTATGTCGCCGTTGCTAAGGAAAGACATGACCGGTCTACCCCCAGCTTGGATAGCAACTTGTGAATATGACCCTCTACGAGATGATGGCATATTGTACGCACATCGACTCAAGAATGATGGCGTACGTGTGAGCTTAAAGAATTACGAAAAGGGGTTTCATGGCGTTTGGATGTCAGACTTAGATTTTGTGGTTTATGAACAAATGATGACAGATTTTATTGTGTTTGCCAAAAAATATGTAAATCCCAAATAA
- the LOC140049030 gene encoding neutral cholesterol ester hydrolase 1-like, producing MVTYTKFDGVHVQLFQPILYDNDDKLAAVIYFHGGGFVTGDSGRPFALFNITNALLWVQCKSCFHLLVTDIMFASSRRICEELNVMVASVNYRLAPQHKFPAAFEDALKATKWLLVNANQYNVNPNKVAVLGDSSGGSLSAAVSQFIKDDPNVPNLLFQALIYPITQQIDVNLPSAQQYHAIIGSDRGLCRHSHHDIAIYTTLYAFGEFRKDFYEAVKTNNLTSREFRKTSHLMQYVDHDVILNSTFQTEYYTKPSMESDNPELWNDIKDVLLDVRMSPLLREDMGGLPPAWIATCEFDPYRDDGILYANRLVNAGVRVNSIHYEGGFHGVWMPVFNLHVYQKMLKDFIIYAHEQINLT from the exons ATGGTCACTTACACAAAGTTTGATGGGGTTCATGTCCAGTTATTCCAACCAATTCTCTATGACAATGATGACAAGTTAGCAGCTGTTATATATTTCCACGGTGGAGGTTTCGTTACGGGAGATTCAGGTAGGCCATTTGCATTATTTAACATCACAAATGCATTGCTTTGGGTTCAATG TAAATCTTGTTTTCATCTTCTTGTTACAGATATAATGTTTGCAAGTTCAAGGCGCATCTGCGAGGAGTTGAATGTTATGGTAGCATCTGTAAA CTATCGGTTAGCACCGCAGCACAAGTTTCCAGCGGCGTTTGAAGATGCATTGAAGGCAACAAAATGGCTTCTTGTGAACGCGAATCAGTATAACGTCAACCCTAACAAAGTAGCGGTGTTGGGGGATAGCTCGGGAGGGTCGTTAAGCGCAGCAGTCAGTCAATTCATAAAAGATGACCCAAATGTTCCGAATCTTTTATTCCAGGCTCTGATTTACCCCATCACTCAACAAATCGACGTCAATTTACCGAGTGCTCAGCAATACCATGCCATAATTGGTAGTGATCGTGGGTTATGTCGACATTCCCATCATGATATTGCCATATACACAACACTATACGCATTTGGAGAGTTCAGAAAAGACTTTTACGAAGCGGTCAAGACTAATAACTTGACGTCACGTGAATTTAGGAAGACGTCACATCTGATGCAGTAcgttgatcatgacgtcatccTGAATTCTACTTTTCAAACCGAGTATTACACAAAACCTTCGATGGAATCAGACAACCCCGAACTTTGGAATGATATAAAAGATGTTTTATTAGACGTCCGTATGTCGCCGTTGCTAAGAGAAGACATGGGAGGTCTACCCCCGGCTTGGATAGCTACTTGTGAGTTTGACCCTTACCGAGATGATGGCATATTGTACGCCAACAGGCTGGTAAATGCCGGGGTGCGAGTCAATTCAATACACTATGAAGGAGGCTTTCACGGCGTGTGGATGCCAGTTTTCAATCTACACGTTTACCAGAAAATGTTGAAAGACTTCATAATTTATGCTCATGAACAAATAAATCTTACATAG
- the LOC140049200 gene encoding bcl-2-related ovarian killer protein homolog B-like, protein MQVYGWKTKLQRRPAFVIIRAHLENDLKRKTNTLFGKCLTKKRQLVSWFDSSIKWIIWAIFTVTGLPLVSSHLEIVNYGKVLSLEFIKDRLRKDGLMYPDSFPVPSTDVSRQLKRVGTELINCYPGLFKDVFKQLNITITTKTSLEGILIPILNELFRFGISWPKMLAMFCIAASLSQECLRHGNGVAINEIVQVLTQFIDKKLAKWIAQHGGWVDFHRHFRNSHQNDVICIVLVLVCVFTLFLLYLY, encoded by the exons ATGCAGGTGTATGGATG GAAAACCAAACTACAACGTCGACCGGCGTTTGTAATAATACGTGCTCATCTAGAGAATGATTTGAAACGCAAGACAAATACCTTATTTGGTAAATGTTTGACGAAAAAACGACAGCTTGTGTCATGGTTCGACTCATCGATCAAGTGGATAATTTGGGCCATTTTTACTG TTACCGGCCTACCTTTAGTGTCTTCTCATCTTGAAATCGTAAACTATGGTAAAGTACTTAGCCTAGAATTCATCAAAGATCGCTTACGGAAGGACGGATTGATGTACCCTGATAGCTTTCCGGTCCCGTCCACGGATGTTTCGCGCCAACTCAAGCGAGTTGGTACTGAACTCATCAACTGTTATCCTGGCCTGTTCAAAGACGTTTTCAAACAGTTGAATATCACAATAACAACCAAAACATCTCTGGAAGGTATCCTCATTCCGATATTAAACGAGTTGTTTAGATTCGGAATATCTTGGCCAAAAATGTTGGCAATGTTCTGTATAGCTGCGTCGTTATCGCAAGAGTGTTTACGACACGGTAACGGAGTAGCTATCAATGAGATTGTACAGGTGCTAACGCAGTTTATTGACAAGAAGCTAGCAAAGTGGATCGCACAACACGGAGGATGG GTGGATTTTCATCGCCATTTTCGAAATTCTCATCAGAATGATGTAATATGTATAGTATTAGTATTGGTGTGTGTATTCACTctgtttcttctttatttgtaCTGA
- the LOC140049199 gene encoding nondiscriminating glutamyl-tRNA synthetase EARS2, mitochondrial-like gives MSQMSSMITVYTGCSIYLSAPRLLLTHLHKRCYNKFTLRCYATSTNLCTHQTPVRVRFAPSPTGMMHLGGLRTALYNYIYAKSCGGKFILRIEDTDQARLMEGAEENIKQILTWTGLLPDEGPSIGGSYGPYTQSQRLEIYDEKINILLKNGSAYRCFCTPQRLNLLRKEALKNRQVPRYDNRCNALTADQIKQKMEAGETYVVRFKLPEDVESFNDLVYGKTRHEIHTVEGDPVLIKSDKYPTYHFANVVDDHMMKITHVLRGMEWLTSTPKHLLLYKAFNWTPPTYAHLPLVMNKDGSKLSKRQGDIFVEKFKDSGYLPEALLNFITFCGSGYEDNKSIKDLNELVQQFCIDKVSTHSATLDMEQLDRINRSHICRNLTDDRQKHKLTTELAFAIQNKLGKRLSTHQHLNVNHDFVLKVLQLRKNHINKLQDLLEYEYLWIEPELSQDHFNNTSEITDEILSLVIKELESCEVFEQDELHQLLTSVASQIHNVKSGVFWKTLRLALSGKKEGPSVKEMLAILGKEESIKRLETAFNLLKPKDK, from the exons ATGA GTCAAATGTCAAGTATGATTACAGTGTATACGGGATGTAGCATCTACTTGTCAGCTCCTAGGTTACTGCTGACTCACTTACATAAACGATGCTACAACAAGTTCACATTGCGATGCTATGCTACATCAACCAATTTATGTACGCATCAGACACCTGTGCGAGTAAGATTTGCTCCGAGTCCGACAGGTATGATGCACCTTGGAGGCCTACGTACCGCACTCTATAATTACATCTACGCAAAATCTTGTGGCGGAAAATTTATCTTGAGAATTGAAGATACAGATCAG GCAAGATTAATGGAAGGAGCTGAAGAAAACATCAAGCAGATACTGACTTGGACAGGTTTATTGCCAGATGAGG ggcCGTCTATTGGGGGTTCCTACGGACCTTACACACAG TCGCAAAGGCTTGAAATCTACGATGAGAAAATCAATATACTTTTAAAG AATGGATCAGCCTATCGATGTTTCTGCACGCCACAACGACTGAATCTATTAAGAAAAGAAGCTTTAAAAAACAGGCAGGTTCCTCGCTATGACAATCGATGCAATGCTCTCACAGCAGATCAGATTAAACAGAAGATGGAAGCTGGAGAAACATATGTAGTTAGGTTTAAG CTGCCAGAAGATGTAGAGTCATTTAATGATCTTGTGTATGGAAAAACAAGACATGAAATTCACACTGTAGAGGGCGATCCA gTTTTGATCAAGTCTGATAAGTATCCCACATATCATTTTGCTAACGTGGTAGATGATCACATGATGAAAATCACTCATGTCCTACGTGGTATG GAATGGTTAACTTCAACACCTAAGCATTTACTTCTATATAAGGCCTTCAATTGGACACCACCAACATATGCTCATTTGCCACTTGTTATGAACAA GGATGGAAGTAAATTGTCAAAACGACAAGGAGATATATTTGTTGAGAAGTTTAAG gatTCAGGCTATTTACCAGAAGCTTTGTTGAATTTCATCACATTCTGTGGTTCAGGATATGAGGATAATAAAAGTATTAAGGATTTAAATGAACTTGTTCAACAG ttttgtaTAGATAAAGTTAGCACACATTCCGCGACCCTTGACATGGAGCAGCTAGACAGAATCAACCGAAGTCATATATGTAGGAATTTAACGGATGATAGACAAAAACACAAACTAACAACTGAACTAGCTTTTGCTATTCAAAACAAGCTGGGCAAAAG aTTATCTACACACCAACATCTGAATGTAAATCACGATTTTGTGTTAAAAGTACTTCAATTACGAAAG AATCACATTAACAAATTACAAGATTTGCTAGAATATGAGTATTTATGGATTGAACCAGAATTGTCACaagatcattttaataatacttcTGAAATCACTG atGAAATTCTTAGCTTGGTTATAAAGGAACTTGAGAGTTGTGAAGTCTTTGAACAAGATGAGTTACATCAACTTTTGACGTCAGTTGCCTCACAAATTCACAATGTGAAATCTGGCGTGTTTTGGAAAACTTTAAGATTGGCGCTAAGTGGAAagaag GAAGGACCAAGTGTTAAAGAAATGTTAGCAATACTTGGAAAGGAAGAGAGTATAAAAAGACTTGAAACTGCTTTCAATTTGTTGAAACCAAAAGACAAATAA